Proteins found in one Bacillaceae bacterium S4-13-56 genomic segment:
- a CDS encoding cold-shock protein, translating into MQNGVVKWFNAEKGYGFIQVEGGNDVFVHYSAIQGEGFKTLEEGQSVTFEIVEGERGPQAANVEKQ; encoded by the coding sequence CAAAATGGCGTAGTAAAATGGTTCAATGCAGAAAAAGGTTATGGTTTCATTCAAGTTGAAGGCGGTAATGATGTGTTTGTTCATTACTCTGCTATTCAAGGAGAGGGGTTCAAAACTCTAGAAGAAGGTCAATCTGTTACTTTCGAAATCGTTGAAGGTGAGCGTGGACCTCAAGCAGCTAACGTCGAAAAACAATAA